One part of the Flavobacterium johnsoniae UW101 genome encodes these proteins:
- a CDS encoding sterol desaturase family protein, whose amino-acid sequence MAIVQKEKLTRDLTISFFIYSLPVAAIYLYFKLTGGAVSESHITLPSFLEFAKPAFENIRTWGLTVFMVVLGIIEFAAGLYDDEWTGEERKIDIVCFLAPKLLLPPVIAFFSLTALPYLLPDAANALSWVPFWGGFFLIAIADDLTQYWYHRLHHQVPFLWRFHRTHHSAPYMGMAMASRQNFIYTIFFSQIYLTATLTYLGLGLPALFVLVIKSFITLGAHSSIAWDKPFYKYKVLHPIAWVLERLISTPATHHAHHADTSGDGVGHFKGNFGNMFFIWDMIFGTGLITRKFPESYGTKSYKQEEWYAQFLWPIFKSKKEGSSLAEGVLSFPLKAKPVENAVEQPVEQTPVLEQA is encoded by the coding sequence ATGGCAATAGTTCAAAAAGAAAAATTAACAAGAGATTTAACGATCAGTTTTTTTATTTATTCACTGCCGGTAGCGGCAATTTACCTTTATTTTAAGTTAACGGGCGGAGCGGTAAGCGAATCGCATATTACACTGCCTTCGTTTTTAGAATTTGCAAAACCGGCATTCGAAAATATCCGCACCTGGGGATTAACCGTTTTCATGGTAGTTTTGGGAATTATAGAATTTGCGGCTGGTTTATATGATGATGAATGGACTGGTGAAGAACGTAAAATAGACATTGTTTGTTTCTTAGCTCCAAAATTGCTTTTACCGCCTGTAATTGCTTTTTTCAGTTTAACAGCCTTACCTTATTTATTGCCAGATGCAGCAAATGCATTATCATGGGTTCCGTTTTGGGGAGGCTTCTTCTTAATCGCAATTGCCGATGATTTAACGCAGTACTGGTACCACAGATTACACCATCAGGTTCCGTTTTTATGGCGTTTTCACAGAACGCACCATTCAGCTCCGTACATGGGAATGGCAATGGCATCCAGACAAAACTTTATTTATACAATTTTCTTTTCGCAGATTTATTTAACTGCAACCTTAACCTATTTAGGTTTAGGATTACCGGCTTTATTTGTTTTGGTAATTAAAAGTTTCATCACATTAGGAGCGCATTCTAGTATTGCCTGGGACAAACCATTTTACAAATACAAAGTTTTACATCCAATTGCATGGGTTTTAGAAAGATTGATTTCTACTCCGGCAACACACCACGCACATCACGCCGATACAAGCGGAGACGGTGTTGGTCATTTTAAAGGAAATTTTGGAAACATGTTTTTCATTTGGGACATGATTTTCGGAACCGGATTAATCACTCGTAAATTCCCGGAATCTTACGGAACAAAATCATACAAACAAGAAGAATGGTACGCACAATTTTTATGGCCGATATTCAAATCTAAAAAAGAAGGAAGTTCTCTTGCCGA